One part of the Salmo salar chromosome ssa10, Ssal_v3.1, whole genome shotgun sequence genome encodes these proteins:
- the acer1 gene encoding alkaline ceramidase 1 translates to MGGFYSSEKMTGLFAYESSDLDWCEDNYRHSEHIVEYFNTMSSLFFFVISPIMLYLLHPYARERNLAVHLVWIMMIFVGLFSAYFHMTLSFMGQMLDELSILWVLGLCYGLWFPRRLFPSFIKDRTTFSRLVMMITVVTTLCSFVKPTANAYLLNCFALHIIYSLGLEMRTCTDPKVLRLCWSAVGLWVLAISCWISDRFGCSFWQRLNFCYLHGIWHILIVMAVAYASTLIAYLDANYEIPYSLPSLHYWPNDNWVLGLPYIVLKGTTKTHKRF, encoded by the exons ATGGGAG GGTTCTATTCTAGTGAGAAGATGACAGGCCTGTTCGCCTATGAAAGCTCCGATTTGGACTGGTGTGAGGATAACTACAGGCACTCTGAACACATAGTGGAGTACTTCAACACT ATGAGCAGCCTGTTCTTCTTCGTGATCTCCCCCATCATGCTGTACCTGCTGCACCCCTACGCCAGGGAGAGGAACCTGGCTGTACACCTGGTCTGGATCATGATGATCTTTGTGG GTCTCTTCTCTGCCTACTTCCACATGACCCTGAGCTTCATGGGCCAGATGCTGGATGAGCTGTCCATCCTGTGGGTCCTGGGGCTCTGCTATGGTCTCTGGTTCCCACGCAGGCTCTTCCCCTCCTTCATCAAGGACAG GACGACTTTCTCCCGGCTGGTCATGATGATAACTGTCGTCACCACCCTATGCTCCTTTGTCAAACCCACTGCCAATGCCTACCTCCTCAACTGCTTTGCCCTCCACATCATCTACTCATTGGGTCTGGAGATGAGGAC CTGTACTGACCCGAAGGTGCTGCGGTTATGTTGGTCTGCTGTTGGCCTGTGGGTGCTGGCCATCTCCTGCTGGATCAGTGATCGTTTCGGATGCAGCTTCTGGCAAAGGCTTAACTTCTGCTACCTGCATGGCATCTG GCACATTCTGATTGTGATGGCTGTAGCCTACGCAAGCACCCTGATAGCCTACTTGGATGCCAACTATGAGATACCCTACTCCCTGCCAAGCCTTCATTACTGGCCCAATGACAACTGGGTCCTGGGGTTGCCTTACATTGTTCTGaaaggaaccaccaagactcataaAAGATTCTAA